A genomic region of Lonchura striata isolate bLonStr1 chromosome 8, bLonStr1.mat, whole genome shotgun sequence contains the following coding sequences:
- the ORMDL1 gene encoding ORM1-like protein 1 has product MNVGVAHSEVNPNTRVMNSRGMWLTYALGVGMLHIVLLSIPFFSVPVAWTLTNVIHNLGMYVFLHAVKGTPFETPDQGKARLLTHWEQLDYGVQFTSSRKFFTISPIILYFLTSFYTKYDPTHFILNTASLLTVLIPKLPQLHGVRIFGINKY; this is encoded by the exons ATGAACGTAGGAGTTGCCCACAGCGAGGTAAATCCAAACACTCGAGTGATGAACAGCCGTGGAATGTGGCTGACATATGCGCTGGGAGTCGGCATGCTGCACATTGTCCTGCTCAGCATTCCCTTCTTTAGTGTCCCTGTCGCCTGGACTTTAACAAATGTCATTCACAACCTG ggAATGTATGTGTTTTTGCATGCAGTAAAGGGAACTCCTTTTGAAACACCTGATCAGGGCAAAGCTAGGCTACTAACACACTGGGAACAGCTGGATTATGGAGTACAATTCACATCTTCAAGGAAGTTCTTCACAATCTCTCCTATAATTCT GTACTTCCTGACGAGTTTCTATACAAAGTATGATCCCACACACTTTATCCTCAACACAGCCTCTCTCCTGACCGTGCTTATCCCCAAGCTGCCACAGTTGCACGGGGTTCGAATCTTTGGCATCAATAAATACTAA
- the OSGEPL1 gene encoding tRNA N6-adenosine threonylcarbamoyltransferase, mitochondrial codes for MNSIAQSVLQSAKHSRAAWLRNRCAHSGKQRFRRLVLGIETSCDDTGAAVVDEAGCVLGEALHCQKEVHLQSGGIIPVVAQQLHRENINQVVQEALRASGVSVAELAAVATTVKPGLALSLGVGLQYSRSLVSRHQKPFIPIHHMEAHALTIRLTHHLEFPFLVLLISGGHCLLAVAQGVSDFLLLGQSIDIAPGDMLDKVARRLSLRKHPECHSMAGGKAIEHLAQTGNQELLTFRLPMQQYRNCDFSFSGLQNLVNNAIVQKEKEEGIQEGEILSCVKDVAAAVQHAVAVHIIQRTYRAMLFCIKNSILPSKNATLVVSGGVASNQYIRKVLQNLADANDFALLCPPPRLCTDNGVMIAWNGIERLRAGLGVLHSTAGIRYEPRAPLGIDISKRVEEDSIKVPKLKEIRWLAS; via the exons ATGAACAGCATTGCCCAAAGCGTTTTGCAATCAGCGAAGCACAGCCGAGCTGCGTGGCTGAGGAACCGCTGTGCCCACTCTGGAAAGCAGCGTTTTCGCAGGCTGGTTTTGGGAATAGAGACAAGCTGTGACGACACCGGCGCTGCTGTGGTGGATGAAGCTGGCTGTGTTCTGGGAGAAGCACTGCACTGTCAGAAGGAAGTTCATTTACA ATCAGGAGGAATAATTCCTGTGGTGGCACAGCAGCTTCACAGAGAAAACATCAACCAAGTGGTTCAAGAGGCCCTTCGTGCCAGCGGCGTTTCTGTGGCCGAGCTTGCAGCTGTGGCGACCACAGTGAAACCCGGGCTCGCTCTGAGCCTGGGCGTGGGGCTGCAGTACAGCCGGAGCTTGGTCAGCAGGCACCAGAAGCCCTTCATCCCCATCCATCACATGGAGGCTCACGCACTGACCATCAGGCTCACACATCACCTGGAATTTCCCTTCTTAGTTCTCCTAATCTCTGGAGGTCACTGTCTCTTGGCAGTAGCACAAGGAGTTTcagatttcctcctgcttgGACAGTCCATTGACATCGCACCGGGTGACATGCTGGATAAG GTGGCACGAAGACTGTCTCTAAGAAAGCACCCAGAGTGCCACAGCATGGCTGGGGGAAAGGCCATAGAGCACTTGGCTCAGACTGGGAACCAGGAACTGCTCACCTTCCGACTGCCCATGCAGCAGTATCGGAACTGCGACTTCTCTTTCTCCGGACTTCAAAACCTTGTCAATAATGCCAttgtacagaaagaaaaagaagaag GTATTCAGGAAGGCGAGATCCTGTCCTGTGTTAAGGatgttgctgctgctgtacAGCACGCAGTGGCTGTTCACATTATCCAGAGGACGTATCGAGCCATGCTCTTCTGCATCAAAAACAGCATATTACCATCAAAAAATGCCACTTTG GTTGTATCAGGAGGAGTTGCAAGTAATCAGTATATCCGAAAAGTTCTACAGAATCTGGCAGATGCAAATGATTTTGCTTTACTGTGTCCTCCTCCAAGACTCTGCACTGATAATGGTGTTATGATTGCATG GAATGGCATTGAAAGGTTacgtgcagggctgggggtcctACACAGTACTGCTGGCATCCGCTACGAGCCAAG aGCTCCCCTGGGAATTGATATTTCAAAAAGAGTTGAAGAAGATTCCATCAAGGTGCCAAAATTAAAAGAGATACGATGGTTGGCATCTTAA
- the ASNSD1 gene encoding asparagine synthetase domain-containing protein 1: MCGICCVVTLCSQRAIHDFLSEDILCHLRRRGPDSSQQLIKTVSDLSYECLFSGHVLHLRGLVTPQPLEDASNNVFLWNGEIFSGVHVGNLENDTEVMFHHLASCSSEMDILSLFSSLQGPWSFIYYEAPRHSLWFGRDYFGRRSLLWQFSNEVDNAFCLTSVNGYSESGKQWQEVPASGIFKIDLKACAATKSLSLTLFPWKYSCKEKAVEGTCINVLDQVSKDLPNHIHLVVNESKPCLRAPVIPLNKTVSKASGACPGSNFSNIKCVVSVEALQEFLAEEHKKKLACQFIDVLNEAVKRRVLCLFRDPDQITREVPSTSRKKAHIAVLFSGGIDSMVIAALADKHVPLEEPIDLLNVAFMMKEQARHRGTTKRCTSREVQLDLLCPQESCQDLDADTGTHLSCFDVPDRITGRAGLKELEAINPSRTWNFVEINVTLEELKKMRKQHINYLIYPLDTVLDDSIGCAIWFASRGEGFISNQGELKQYKSPAKVVLTGIGADEQLAGYSRHRVCFRKDGLEGLNKELEMELGRISSRNLGRDDRIISDHGKEARFPFLDEDVVSFLNSLPVSEKADLTLPRGIGEKLILRLAAKELGLTASTVLPKRAVQFGSRIAKLESNREKASDTCSRLKLLSVDEL; the protein is encoded by the exons ATGTGTGGTATTTGCTGTGTTGTTACCTTGTGCAGCCAGCGTGCAATTCATGATTTTCTCAGTGAAGACATCCTCTGCCATCTAAGAAGAAGAGGACCAGACAGTAGCCAACAGTTGATAAAAACTGTGTCTGATCTCTCCTATGAATGTCTGTTTTCAGGCCATGTACTTCACTTGAGGGGACTGGTGACTCCTCAGCCTCTGGAAGATGCCAGTAACAATGTTTTTCTTTGGAACGGAGAAATTTTTAGTGGAGTGCATGTAGGAAATCTAGAGAATGACACTGAAGTAATGTTCCATCATCTGGCTTCATGCAGCAGTGAAATGGACATTCTGTCACTCTTCTCATCGCTTCAGGGTCCCTGGTCTTTTATTTATTATGAAGCACCCAGACACAGTTTATGGTTTGGCAGAGATTACTTTGGTCGTCGTAGTCTGCTTTGGCAATTCAGTAATGAAGTTGACAATGCTTTCTGTCTCACATCTGTAAATGGTTATTCTGAATCAGGCAAACAATGGCAGGAAGTCCCAGCATCTGGAATTTTCAAAATCGATCTCAAAGCTTGTGCAGCAACTAAATCTTTGTCTTTAACATTGTTTCCATGGAAGTACAGCTGCAAAGAGAAAGCAGTAGAAGGAACATGCATTAATGTTCTTGACCAAGTGTCAAAAGACTTACCAAACCACATACATCTCGTGGTAAATGAATCAAAGCCATGTCTTAGAGCACCAGTTATCCCCTTAAATAAAACAGTTTCTAAAGCTTCAGGTGCATGTCCAGGCTCTAATTTTAGCAACATTAAGTGTGTGGTTTCTGTAGAAGCCCTTCAAGAATTTCTTGCAGAGGAACATAAGAAAAAGTTAGCCTGTCAAtttattgatgttttaaatgaaGCAGTCAAGAGACGAGTCCTGTGTCTCTTTAGAGATCCAGATCAGATAACAAGAGAAGTTCCAAGCACATCTCGTAAGAAAGCACATATTGCAGTGCTCTTTTCTGGTGGCATTGATTCTATGGTTATTGCAGCCCTGGCTGATAAACATGTTCCTTTGGAAGAGCCAATTGATCTTCTTAATGTAGCTTTCATGATGAAAGAGCAAGCTAGGCACAGGGGTACCACTAAAAGATGTACCAGCCGTGAAGTACAGCTTGATTTGCTTTGTCCTCAAGAAAGTTGTCAAGATCTTGATGCTGACACTGGTACTCATTTATCTTGCTTTGATGTTCCTGACAGAATCACTGGTAGGGCAGGACTGAAGGAATTAGAAGCCATTAACCCTTCAAGAACCTGGAACTTTGTGGAAATTAACGTTACACTAGAGGAattgaaaaaaatgagaaaacagcATATTAATTACTTAATCTATCCACTGGATACAGTCTTGGATGACAGTATTGGCTGTGCAATTTGGTTTGCTTCCAGAGGAGAGGGTTTCATTAGTAACCAAGGAGAACTGAAACAATATAAAAGTCCTGCAAAG GTTGTGCTTACGGGAATTGGAGCAGATGAGCAGCTTGCTGGCTATTCTCGACATCGTGTTTGCTTCAGAAAAGATGGCTTAGAGGGTCTTAATAAAGAACTTGAAATGGAGTTAGGTCGCATTTCTTCTCGAAATCTTGGTAGAGATGACAGGATCATCAGTGATCATGGAAAAGAAGCCAG GTTTCCTTTTCTTGATGAAGATGTTGTCTCATTCCTCAATTCTCTGCCTGTCTCAGAAAAAGCTGATTTGACTTTACCTCGAGGAATTGGTGAGAAACTGATTCTGCGCCTTGCAGCCAAGGAGCTGGGCCTGACAGCCTCAACTGTTTTGCCAAAAAGGGCAGTACAGTTTGGATCTCGGATTGCAAAACTAGAGAGCAACAGGGAAAAAGCATCTGACACATGCAGCAGGCTGAAGTTACTTTCAGTAGATGAATTATAG
- the ASDURF gene encoding ASDURF protein: protein MSGRPARQEDGESAALRHKEELSRRIKEQKVVVDELSNLKKNRKVYKQQPNSNIFFLADRTEMLSQCKNTLDELKKAHQELENSEKAKIKK, encoded by the exons ATGTCGGGCCGCCCGGCGCGGCAGGAGGATGGGGAGAGCGCGGCGCTGCGCCACAAGGAGGAACTGAGCCGGCGG ATTAAAGAGCAGAAGGTTGTAGTTGATGAGCTTTCTAATTTGAAGAAGAACCGG AAAGTTTATAAACAGCAACCCAATAGCAACATATTCTTCCTTGCAGACCGGACAGAAATGCTGTCTCAGTGCAAAA ATACATTAGATGAATTAAAGAAGGCACATCAGGAGCTGGAAAATTCGGAAAAGGCTAAAATCAAGAAATAG